The Paenibacillus mucilaginosus 3016 genome includes the window GGGGCAAGGGGGATATCCCTACTTTGCTTATGCTGCAGTGTATCTTCCCTATAATTACAGCCGGGACGGCAAGCCTTTCAAGGTCATGTACCTGTCCCACGGGGCTGGCAACCCTGCCAGCGAGCACTCCTGGACGGGCAAAGGCGTGATCCAGAACCAGATGGACAACATGATCGCATCCGGCGGCAGCGAGCCTTTCGTCGTCGTCAGCATTGACAATTACGCCACGGGCTGGAATGGGGATAATTTCCTGAACGTACTCGTTCCTGCGATTGAGGCCAAATATAATGTGAGCCGGGACCCGGCGGACCGCGCGGTGGTGGGCTTCTCCAGGGGCGCTTACTTCACCCACGACGTAATGAAGACGGGCCCGGATTTCGCTGACAGCTACGGCCTGTTCAGTGCCTATCTGCCCGACTCCACCATGGCGGCGGACTACACCGCCCTGTCCGGCAAGAGCATCTACATCGGCGTTGGAATCTTCGATGAGTATTATTGGGGTACGCTGAACATTCAAAAGGCGCTGGCCAAGGACGGCGTATCTTTCAGCTCCCATCTCCTGAATGCCGGCCATGACTGGTATGTCTGGCGCCTGCTTTACAACGATCTGGTGAGCAAAATCCTGTGGAAGTAATTCTGGTTTCGTTTGGAGAAGGTTTTTCATGAAGCAAACGTGGCTGGTCCCGAAGATCCGCGGAAACGGATGGAGGCAGCAGCAGTTCATCCATGATCTGATTTTGCCCGATCGGGGTCCAGCTTAAAGCGATCCAATTCGCTATGATTCGAATCCGACCGCTGCGGTACGCGTGCATCCCGCACCAGGAAGGGCTTGCTTGCAATTGCGAGAGCACTTCTTCATCGTATCTAGGTGGATAATGCTTAAATATAAATAAGTGGTCCGTCTCGAACGGGGCCAGGTTCGTCAGAGGGAACTCCTTGACCTGCTCCTTGATCGGCACGGCGCTTCCGGGCTTAAGTCCCAGCTCCGTGTACAGCAGCTCGTTCACAGGATGGCCCGATGAGCCCTGCACTCTGATTTTGTCGGGGTACAGACGCAGGAGGGATATCGTTTCATGGCCGTAGCTGTCGGATAGCAGGTGACGGGCATAGCTTACCTTCTGTTCCAGCTGGGTGAAGTTTTGCTGTGCTTCTTTTTCGCGGCCAATCAATTCCGCGATTCTGCGGTGATTTTTGCGCCAATCCACCGTGAATTCGAGCATGACCGTAGGTGCGATCTGCTTCAATTGCTCGTAGAAGGGCATATGCCGGAAATCGGCGAGGATCAGGTCCGGGCTGGCTTGCCGCAAGGCGTTCAGCTGGGTTTGAACAAGCCGCTTATGCTCAGACTCGCTTTGCTCGGCATAGTTGTACCCGTTCATTTCCGCCACGGCTTCCACACCCAAGGCAAGCAGGTTATCCTGGTAACGGAAACAAGTCGCTACCGCTACCCTCAACTGTTTTCGCCGCACATATAGGGTTGGAGTAATGCCGGTTTCCCGCTTAAACATACGGCTGAAGTAAAATTCGTTGCCGAAGCCTACTTGTCCGGAAACCTCCTTAATCGAGCAATCCGGTCTGAGCAGCTGCTTCGAGCAGTCAATCCGGATTCGATTCAGGTATTCCACCGGGGACACGCCTTTTTCTTTTTTGAAGCTTCTGGAATAGGAGGTTTGCGTCAATCCCGCGATATGGGAAAGCGTATCCAGCTTCACTTTTTCACGGAAATGCTTGTACATATACTGGATGCTTTGGTCAATTCCCTTGCTCGCTTCCTCTATGCGGTGCTCTTCCGGAGCAGGCTGCAGGAAGCTGTGGAGGAGGCTCTGGAATGCAAGCCGCATCTCTGCTGGATGGACTGAAGGCGATCGACTATCTTCATATAACCGCCGGGTTTCTTCAACGATGGATTGGCCTGTCGTGATGTGCAGCCTGCCGTGGGGAAGCAGGGAGGCGTCCTCATCCGTACGGGAGGCGGTCCAGCTCTCTTTCTGCCTGGAAACCGTTATACGGTGGAGCAGCAGAAGATAGCATTCCACATAGGCGGATTCCAGGATCGCTTCCAGCCTCATCTTCGGATCAAGATAGAATGCTTCCCCTGTCTGCAGGGGAAACACCTCATGGTCGATGCGAAGCAGGCCTTTGCCCTGAATCACGACGCATATAAGCTCTCCCGGGAGCTTAGGATACGGCAGCATGCTGCTGCGCAGAAATTTGCGTTTATGTATAGAAGAGAGGAGAATAAGAGGATATTTTGAGGCACGACCTGGACTTGGCAGCATAGCCGCCTTCACCTTCCTTACCCAATGCGAATAACGAACGTTGAGAATCATTATCAACGTTCGTTATCAGTATAAACCTATATACGAGGTTTGGGAAGGGAGGGCGGCAGCCAGGCGCCTGATCTACTCCTCAATAACGGTCAGCAGCTCCTCGGCAGGCGTACGCTGCTGCACAGGCGGGACGATATCTGGATAGCCGATGTGGAGAATGCCGACGATTTTTTCCCCGGCCTTTACACCGACGTCATGGCGGAAGCGCGGATCGTAGCCGAAGTTGTTGGTTTTCCATACGACACCCAGGCCTTGCTCCCACGCGGCAAGCTGGAAGTTCTGAATCAGACTGCAGACGGCGGCATAATCCTCATCCCACACCTTCTGGCGGGGATCTTCTTTCATGACTATGATGAGATGCGCCGGCACGGCCTGGTAATACTCCATTTTCTTTCGGCCGTACTTTTCTTTATCCTCTGCGGAGTAGGTTTGTACCATGGCCTTCGCAAAGGTCGTCCGTCCTTCGCCTTGAAACAGGATAAATCTCCACGGCTGTCTGTTCAGATGATTGGGAGCCCATACCGCGACGTTCAGCAGCTCTAGAAGCAGGCTTCTCGAGACCGGATCGCTTTTGAACGAGCGGATCGTTCTTCTCGCTTTGATCAGCTCCGCTATCGGGCCATCAAGCTTGGTTTCCATGAAATTCATAACAGGTCGCCTCCTAAGCGGAATTTCGTTTGGTATACAGCAGATAAATAAAGAACGGGGCTCCCACCGCAGAGGTGAGCACGCCTACCGGGACATCCAGGGGCAGGAACAGCGTCCTGCCGGCAAGGTCCGCCACCATAACGATAAGGGCCCCGAGAAGCACCGAGACGGTAAACACGCTGTCGAAGCTGGGGCCAACAAGCTTGCGGGCCATATGCGGTGCTATGAGTCCGACGAATCCTATGCCGCCTGCGACAGAAACGGCGGAGCCTGCGAGAGCCACGCTGATCAAAAGCAGCAGGAGCCGATTTCGTTCCACCGAGCTGCCGGCGCTCGTTGCAATATCGTCCCCGAGCTGCCCGATATTGACATGCCGGGCAAGCAGGAGGGACAGCGGAATAAGAGTTACGCTCCAGGGCAGAATGGTCAGCACGTTCTCCCAATTGGCGGCATATACCGAGCCGGTCAGCCATAAATACGCCTGGCCGGCATCGTTCTTGGGGCTGAATAGGATCATCATGGTTGTGGCTGCCGTGGTTAACGCGGCCATGCCGATGCCGACGAGGATGAGACGGATCGGGGTTACGCCCTTTTTCCAGGCCAGCAGGTACAGAGCCGTGGAGGCGGCCAAAGCTCCGAGCATAGCCGCCACCGGCAGCAAGCGTATACTGACATGGCCGGCCATATAGGTAAGAAAGGTGACTGCCGCAGCGGAAGCGCCGCCGGTTACCCCAATCATGTCCGGCGAAGCGAGCGGGTTGCGGACCATTCCCTGCAGAATCGCGCCTGACGCGGCTAACGATGCGCCAACCATGACGGCTGCAAGAATACGCGGCAGTCTGAGCTGCTGAACAACCATGATATACGACTCCGCGCCCGTTCCCCCTATCGCCCGGATGACATCCGGAGGAGAAATGTACATATCCCCGAGCCCGGTGCTTACGATCGCGATCACGATGCCGAGCAGGAGCAGGACGAGCGAGAGGATCACGGTTTTCTTGTGAATCAAGATGGACCAGCTGCCCTGCTGTGAGCGCAAGAGGATGTAGGATTTCATGTTTTTACAATCCCCTTTCGCGCGATATACATAAAGAACGGGGCGCCGACCGCAGCCGTCATCACGCCGACCGGCACCTCCTCGGGAATCATGATGAACCGCGCGGCCAGATCGGCCAAGATGAGCAGAACCGCACCAAGCACCGCACAATAAGGAATCACCCAACGGAGATCAATGCCGACGATAAACCTGGCGGCATGCGGGATGACAATGCCGATAAAGCCGATCGGGCCGGCCACGGATACCGAGGACCCGGCAAGGATCACGATAATGACACCCGTTACGATTTTCAGCAGGAAGGTCCGCTGTCCCAGACCCTTGGCCGTGTCTTCGCCCATCATCAGAACGTTCAAGTCCCGGGCGACGATCCAGGCCGCTATCCAGCTCATCACGATATACGGAATGACGATGCGCAGCATTTCGGGTGAACGGCCTGCTACCGTTCCTGTCAGCCAATACAGCACGGTGCTGAGGCCCTCGCTGTTCAAAACAAGGATCGCTTGGGTGAAGGAGGCGAAGAGGGCCGTCATAGCGGCACCTGCCAGCACCAGCTTCAGGGGTGTGAGTCCGTCACGTCCGACGGAGCCGAGCGCGTAGACAATCACCGCCCCGAATGCGGCGCCGGCGAAGGCCAGCCACATCAGCGTCTGCATGGAAGACACGGAGAAGGCGATGGCCGCCAGCACCACAATAAAGCTCGCGCCCGCATTGATCCCAAGCGTGCCGGGCGAAGCGAGCGGATTGCGGGTCAAGGTTTGCATGAGCGCTCCTGCAATGGCCAGACTTGCTCCTATGACAGCGGCAATCAGAGCTCTGGGTATTCGGGTTGTCCTGATAATGATCTGCTCGTTCACCGTCTCATCGTAGTGAAAGGCCGCTTGCCACGCAACCGGTACGCTGTAATGAGTCGCCCCGAATAACAAACTAGCCGCTATACACAACAGCAAAGCGATGCAGCCCGCCAGAAGTCCTGCAGACTTCCATACATTCGAATTCATTCCCATCCAGTCCTTCGTCCAGTCTGCTTACTTGATTTCGAAATACTTGTAAAGGTCATCCAGTAATGCCTGAGCGGCTAAAGCGCCTGCGCTCAAATTCCAGGTCACGACGTCCACTTTGAAATACTTTCCGTTTTTGACACCCTCTAAATTTTTCCATAACGGATGTGAAGTCCAGTCGTTCTGCGTCTGCGCCTTTCCCGGAGCATCCGCGTTCAGTTGGGTAATGTCGAAGATATAGTCGCCGTCGAGCTGCGCCATCTGCTCCTTCGAGGTCAGGTTGATGACCGTCTTGCCTTCTACCTGCTGAGACTTCGGACGGGAGAGACCCAGTTCCTTAAAGATCGTTCCGGCAAACCCGGTCACATAGATCCGGGAGCTGCCATCCTCCTCGAACCGCATAATCGAAATCTCCGTTTGGCCCAGCTTGTCGCCGACCTTTTGCTTGAATTCAGCAACGCGCCGGTCCCAATTCTTTATGATTTGCTCCGCCTCTTTCTCCTTGTACAGCGCCTCAGAGCTGATCTTCAGATTTTCCTTCCAGTTGAAAAGATCTTCCGTGATGAGGGTAGGCGCAATGCTGCTGAGCTGCGGATAGATTTTCTCATGACGCGATTTCGTTCCGATAATCAGGTCGGGCTTCAGAGCGATGATCGCCTCCAGATTGGGCTGCGCTTCGCTGCCCAGGTTTTGGACCCCGTCCATTTTATCCCGCAAAAAGGTATACCAGGGCTTTTGGTCCCATGACTCAACGGCGCCGACCGGCTTTACACCCAAGGCAAGCGCGTTGTCGACCATGCCGCTGAACAGCACGACTACGCGTTCCGGCTTTTTCTTCAGTGTAACGGTGCCTAATGCGTGCTTAATCGTTTTCTCCGCCTCGGCGGCAGGCTGCGCTGCTGCGGTCGTGCCGGCAGGAGCTGTGGCAGTACTGCCGTTGGTTCCTGTACTTGCAGTTGTGCCGCATGCCGTGATCACGCATAGGAGCAGCATAATCATCATCATTCGTAAAGCTTTCATTAAACGGCTTCCCCCTTAAGGCTCTCTATGATTGATATTGATAATTATTATCAATTATAGAAGTCACCCTTGCCGTTGTACATGTCCGATTATATCCGTTTTACACACCGATTTTGTCATGGTCATACTCACTTGATTCAAGGGCTTTGAAATAGATGCATAACATTCTAGGAAATGGAAGAAATTATGGTTATCCCGAAGGTAGAAGGAGCCTGACTTGCAATGAGCATTCAACAAATCATCACCATAAGCCTGCTGGTGGTACCGTGGTTAACCATTCTTTTTATGGATGAGCATGAACGGAGACGATTCATGCCGACAACCTTATTTACGGCAGTGACGAGTGGACTTATTTATGAATTTGGGATGATGCTTAACTTTTGGCATTTCGAAGAGGTAAGTTTTCCGCTTGTCATGTACGGATTACTTCCGATCATTGGCATGTGGGTCATCAGGTTTACATACGGACACTTCCTTAGGTTTATGGTGGTGAATGCCATCTTGGATTTAGGGTTTGCTTTTGTGCTCGCCCCTATGTTTGATTCCATAGGCATACTGGGTTCAAACCCCTATACCGGATTGTATATCTATACTATCAACATCTTTCATGCCGCATCCCTGTATGGCTACCAAGTTTGGCAGGAAGGGCATGGAGCGGCGAAGGCCCGATAACTTTCAGAAGGAACGTTATGGCGTCAAAACAAGCCTCCCATCCTTAGAAGATGCGGGGCTATTTTTATAGAACTTATAACTTGCTGCCGGGATGCAGCCGCGTTCATTGGCCCGGTTTCCTTCATCGAACCCTAAAAATGATCACAACAGTTTCAAGACTTAACCATTATTGCGGAGCGGATGAGCCATTATAAGCAGTATAACCGGGCTTATTAACCGAAATTGCGATTAACTATTTGGAAACGTTGGATTATTTTAATAAATGCGTTGACTGAAAGCGCATTTAATATTATGATGTAACCATACAGTTAATCAAAACATAATCATAACATTATCAAATAGGGTAAAGGAGCTGGTGGAACAGAAGTAAAGTTCAGCGCATTCTTGAACAGGAAGTAAACGGAGCCGTATGTTCGAGGAATGGGCATTAGTGAAAATGAAAGTGCTCTCAATGCAGGAAAAAAGGAGAAGGCAGATGAAAAACCAGGATATCTTATGGGGAATTGCTCCGATCGGCTGGCGTAATGATGACATTCCTGAGATTGGTGCCGAGAATACACTTCAGCACCTGTTAAGCGACATTGTGGTGGCCGGCTTTCAAGGTACGGAGGTGGGCGGCTTTTTCCCCGGCCCTCAAGCGTTAAACAAAGAGCTTGGACTCCGTAATTTGAGAGTGGCGGGTCAATGGTTCAGCAGTTTCATCATCCGTGACGGGATGGAGCATGTGCGCGAACGGTTCCACAGCCAATGCCGTTATTTGCAGGAGGTTCATGCAGACGTCATTGTCGTATCGGAGCAGACTTACAGTGTGCAGTGTCTGGATAAGAACGTGTTTACGGAGAAGCCCCATTTTTCAAAGGAAGAATGGGAGAGCTTATGTGCAGGTCTCGAAGAGCTGGGTCAAATTGCCGAATCCTACGGGCTGAAGCTGGTCTACCACCATCATATGGGGACAGGCGTCCAAACGGCGGAAGAAGTGGACCGACTGATGACGGGCACAGATCCGAGATACGTGCATCTGCTGTATGACACGGGACATATGTACGTTTCGGACGGTGATGTTCTGTCTCTGCTTCACACCCATATCGACCGGATCAGGCACGTTCATTTCAAAGATGTAAGAAGCGATGTGCTGGACGGCTGCAGGAAAGACGGGAAGTCCTTTTTGCAATCCTTTTTAAGCGGCATGTTTACGGTACCGGGTGACGGCTGCATCGATTTTACCGGGGTCTACGCTGCTCTGCTGGAGTACGATTATAAAGGCTGGATTGTGGTCGAGGCCGAACAGGACCCTGCCGTGGCGCATCCGCTGGAATACGCGCTGAAGGCCCGCCATTATATTGACGAAGCTTTGCTTGTGACTTCCTAAATAGCGAAGGGGGAAGGATATGAATATGGATGCAGCTCGAAAGTCCGTATTGAACCGTATCATTTTGATTTCAACTTTGGGCGGCCTTTTGTTCGGTTATGACACCGGAGTGATTAACGGGGCGCTTCCCTATATGTCCGCAGCCGATCAGCTCAATCTGACTTCGTTCACTCAGGGGCTCGTAGCCAGCTCGCTTCTGCTGGGCGCAGCGCTCGGGGCCGTGCTGGGGGGCGCTTGTCCGATTACCAGGGACGCCGGAAGAATATCATGTACCTCTCGTTACTGTTTTTTGTATCCACTCTCGGCTGCACCTTTGCGCCGAATGTCACGGTGATGGTGATTTCCCGATTCGTGCTCGGACTTGCCGTAGGAGGCGCTTCCGTAACGGTTCCGTCTTACCTGGCCGAAATTTCCCCTCCGGATCGGCGCGGACAGATTGTGACCAAGAACGAGCTGATGATTGTCTTCGGCCAGCTGCTGGCTTATATCTTCAACGCCATTCTTGGAACGACGTTAGGCGATGTGTCTCATGTGTGGAGGTACATGCTGATCATCTCGGCACTCCCGGCCGTATTCCTTTTTATCGGTATGTTCCGTGTCCCGGAAAGTCCCCGGTGGCTCATTTCCAAGCAAAAGCATGATAAGGCACTGGGAATATTGAACAAAATCCGGGAACAAAAACAGGCGGCAGCCGAACTGTCAGAGATCAAAGCCAACTTATCCCAAGAAGCGGATATCCGTAAAGCGGGATTTAAGGATTTGGGTATTCCATGGATCCGCCGGATTATGTTTATCGGCATAGGGATCGCCGTGGTTCAGCAGGTCACAGGTGTGAACTCCATCATGTACTACGGCACGGAAATTTTAAAGAATGCGGGTTTTGAAACCAAGGCAGCTCTGATCGGCAATATTGCCAACGGCGTCATCTCGGTGCTGGCCACGTTCGTCGGCATCTGGCTGCTGGAGAAAGTCGGCCGAAGGCCGATGCTGATGGTCGGTCTCGCCGGAACCACGTTCTCTCTCCTGTTAATCGCCATTTTCTCCGCTGTACTTGAGGGGTCAACTTCGCTGCCCTATGTGGTCCTGGCACTCACCATTACGTTCCTGGCATTCCAGCAGGGAGCCATATCCCCTGTAACCTGGTTGATGCTGTCGGAGATTTTCCCGCTGCGGCTGCGGGGATTGGGGATGGGGTTAACGGTATTCTGTCTCTGGATCGTAAACTTCGTCATCGGTCTGCTGTTCCCTGTACTGCTTGGGGGTGTCGGCCTGTCCGTAACCTTCTATATTTTTGTTGTCCTGGGTATATTCGCGATTCTGTTCGTCAAAATGTTCCTTCCGGAAACCAGAGGGCTGACCCTCGAACAGCTGGAGCAGCAGTTCCGGGATTACAAGAAAACTCCGCTGCCCGGCAGCTACTCCAATGAAGTGGACAGCTCGAAGAGCGAATTGAACTCGATTTGATGTAAGCGTTATTAATAAGGAAGAAGTACAGCTATCCTACATTCAGGAGGAATCGAATCATGACATTGAAGATCGGTGTAATTGGAACAGGGGCCATCGGACGCGAGCATATCAGAAGAATTACCAATAACTTGTCCGGCGGCAGAATTACCGCAGTAACGGATGTGAATCAGGAAGCGGCCAAAGCCGTGGTCGAGCAGTTCGGGCTGGATGCGGTTGTGTATCCGGATGACCGAACGCTTATTGCTTCCGAGCAAGTGGACGCCATTCTGGTGACCAGCTGGGGGCCGGCCCATCAGGCCAGTGTCATGGCGGGGATTGAAGCCGCCAAGTATGTCTTCTGCGAGAAGCCGCTGGCCACGACGGCGGAGGGATGCAGGAGTATTGTGGACGCGGAAATCAAATTCGGCAGGCGTCTTGTGCAGGTGGGCTTTATGCGTCGCTATGATAACGGATACATCCAGCTGAAAGAAGCGATCGACAGCAACTATATCGGGGAGCCGCTGATGATTCGCTGCGCGCACCGTAATCCATCCGTAGACGAGGGCTATACGACGGATATGGCGATCACCGATACCCTGATTCATGAAATCGACGTGCTGCACTGGCTGATCAACGATGATTACAGCTCCGTCCAGGTAACCTATCCCAAGAAAACCAGACATGCTTCGAGCCACTTGCGTGATCCGCAGCTGGTGACGCTGGAGACGGCAAAAGGGATCGTGATCTCCGCTGAAATCTTCGTAAACTGCAAGTATGGCTATGACATCCAATGTGAAGTGATTGGGGAAGAGGGGATTGTGAAGCTGCCTGAGGTGGCAAGCATCACCTACCGTAAGGAGGCCAAACTGGGCGTCCATCTGCTCATGGACTGGAAACAGCGGTTCCTTGATGCCTATGACAGGGAGCTCCAGGATTTTATCGATTCGATCCGGAAACACGGGCAGCCGCAGGGACCGACTTCGTGGGACGGATATATTGCTGCGGTGACAGCGGACGCTTGCGTGAAGGCGCAGGAATCCGGTCACAGGGAAACGATTGTGTTCGGTGAAAAGCCGGAATTATACAGGGACTACGAGGTCAGCTTCCACCGCGTGTAGTAGGTTCCTATAGAGGGCATGATCAATCCGGTAAGGGAGAGAATGAGATGAAGCTGTGTTTTAACCAAGCGACAACGCTGAACAATTCGAATTTGGTCAAGGACCTGGAGTACTGCGAGAAGCACGGTTACGATTATATCGAAATCCGGACCATGGACAAGCTGCCGGAGTATCTGCAGGATCATTCGATCGACGATCTGGCTCATTATTTCCAGACCCATCATATTAAGCCTCTGGCATTTAACGCCTTGGTCTTCTTCAACAACCGCGATCAGGCCGGCCATGAAGAAATCATCCGGGAGTTCAAGGACATGATGGAGATGGGATCGAAGCTGGGGGTGCAGTACGTTGTAGCCGTCCCCCTGGTGACCACGGACAAAATACGGAAAGCGGACATCAAGAGCAGCTGCGTGGAAGTGCTGAGGGAGCTGTCGGATATCGCCAAGCCTTATGGTCTGAAGATTGCAGTCGAATTTGTCGGACATCCGCAGTGCACGGTGAACACGTTCGGTCAGGCATACGATATTGTAGAGGCCGTGGACCGGGCTAATGTAGGTCTGGTTCTGGACTGCTTCCACTTTCATGCCATGGGCTCGAAGCCGGAGGATTTGGAGAAAGCCGACGCGTCCAAAATTTTCATCCTCCATATCGACGATACCGAGGACTTCCCCATCGGCTTCCTGACCGATGATGACCGGGTATGGCCCGGACTCGGTGCGATCGATCTGGATCATATCTTATCGACCCTCAAGAAGAACGGGTACTCGGACGTGGTATCGGTGGAATTATTCCGGCCGGAATATTATGAGCTCGATGCGGAAGAAGCGATCCGAACCGCGAAAGAGACTACACTTCAGGTAGTATCGAGATACTTCGACCTTCAGTCGGTCGTCGGGTAATGTACCACGAAAATAACGGGGTGAGGTTATGAATACGGCTTTCCAAAGCTGCTCAGCAGATGAATTGACGAAGAAAGCTTCAGAGGCACGGAGAATCATTCTCGAAACCGTGCACTATGCGAATGCCGGCCACGTGGGAGGGCCCTTGTCGGCCATCGACATGCTCATCGCACTGTACTTTTCCGTGATGAACATCAACCCGGATGACCCGCAGTGGGAAGACCGGGACCGCTTTGTACTCTCGAAAGGGCATTCCGCGGTTGCGTTGTATACGGCGCTTGCCCTCCGGGGGTACTTCCCCCTCGAGGAGCTGAAGACGTTCGACCATATCGATTCCAGGCTGCAGGCGCATCCGGATATGAAGCTGCTGCCCGGACTGGACATGTCGTCAGGCTCGCTTGGCCTGGGAATCTCTACGGCCGTCGGCCTGGCCCTAGGAGCGAAGCTCAAGCATCAAACCTTCTATACTTACTGCATGATCGGCGACGGGGAATCGCAGGAAGGGCAGGTATGGGAAGCGGCCGATGTCGCTTCCAAATATAAGCTGAACAACTTGATTGCATTCTTGGATTATAACAAGCTTCAGCAGTACGGCTGGAAAGGGACGGACCGGGAGAGGGAAGTGCCGGTTACGGCACCGGAGCTGCGCTGGGAGGCATTCGGCTGGAACGTCATCAGCATCGACGGGCATGACATGGCCCAAATTCTCGATGCCTGCGCTCAGGCGAAGACGGTGGCGGACCGGCCGACCGTAATCATTGCGCATACGCTCAAAGGCAAAGGGGTCAGCTTTATGGAGAACAACTACCTCTGGCATGCCAAGGTTCCCGATGCGGACGAGTTGAACCGTGCCATTCACGAGATCGAAGCGGAGGGCTGAAGATGACAAGCATGCTATCGGAAAAGCAGGCGGCAATGAGGGATGTATTCGGGGACGTCCTGCTGGAGCTCTCCAAGGCGGACCCCAGGGTACTGGCCCTGGACGGGGACTTGGCGAACTCCACCAAACTCGATAAGGTGGCGGAGCACAATCCGAGCCAGTTCCTGCAGATGGGCATCGCGGAACAGAACATGCTGAGCGTTGCGGCAGGCCTGGCTGCGGTTGGGTTTCAGCCCTGGACGTGCTCGTTCGCGGCTTTCATCTCCAAACGGGCGATCGACCAGATTCAGGTGAATGTGGCTCAGCCCAAGCTGGATGTGAAGATGGTCGGCGCCTACAGCGGTCTGCTGACAGGCTGCACAGGCAAAACGCATCAGGCGCTCGAGGACATCGCGATGATGAGAAGCCTTGCCCATATGGTGGTATTGGCTCCCGCAGACGGAATTGAAGTTCGCAGGGTCATGGAATTTGCCCATCAGTATAACGGCCCGGTATATATACGGTTAGCGAGGGACCCCCTGCCTTATCTCTTTGACGACAGCCATACCTTCACCTTGGGCAAAGGCGTTCAGGTGAAGAGCGGGTCCCATGTCACCATCATCTCGACCGGCACCGAGACGGTCCGGGCACTTCAGGCTGCGGAGTTAT containing:
- the iolI gene encoding 2-keto-myo-inositol isomerase is translated as MKLCFNQATTLNNSNLVKDLEYCEKHGYDYIEIRTMDKLPEYLQDHSIDDLAHYFQTHHIKPLAFNALVFFNNRDQAGHEEIIREFKDMMEMGSKLGVQYVVAVPLVTTDKIRKADIKSSCVEVLRELSDIAKPYGLKIAVEFVGHPQCTVNTFGQAYDIVEAVDRANVGLVLDCFHFHAMGSKPEDLEKADASKIFILHIDDTEDFPIGFLTDDDRVWPGLGAIDLDHILSTLKKNGYSDVVSVELFRPEYYELDAEEAIRTAKETTLQVVSRYFDLQSVVG
- a CDS encoding transketolase, with the protein product MNTAFQSCSADELTKKASEARRIILETVHYANAGHVGGPLSAIDMLIALYFSVMNINPDDPQWEDRDRFVLSKGHSAVALYTALALRGYFPLEELKTFDHIDSRLQAHPDMKLLPGLDMSSGSLGLGISTAVGLALGAKLKHQTFYTYCMIGDGESQEGQVWEAADVASKYKLNNLIAFLDYNKLQQYGWKGTDREREVPVTAPELRWEAFGWNVISIDGHDMAQILDACAQAKTVADRPTVIIAHTLKGKGVSFMENNYLWHAKVPDADELNRAIHEIEAEG
- a CDS encoding transketolase family protein; the encoded protein is MTSMLSEKQAAMRDVFGDVLLELSKADPRVLALDGDLANSTKLDKVAEHNPSQFLQMGIAEQNMLSVAAGLAAVGFQPWTCSFAAFISKRAIDQIQVNVAQPKLDVKMVGAYSGLLTGCTGKTHQALEDIAMMRSLAHMVVLAPADGIEVRRVMEFAHQYNGPVYIRLARDPLPYLFDDSHTFTLGKGVQVKSGSHVTIISTGTETVRALQAAELLEGEGIRAAVLHMPSIKPIDHEAIIRAAETTGAIVTAEEHSIIGGLGSAVAEVLVENRPVPMRRVGVRDLNAESGSNEALLKKFGIAPEHIAEAVREVLARKV